The following are from one region of the Treponema denticola genome:
- a CDS encoding DEAD/DEAH box helicase family protein, whose translation MINRFPEYTTDYIAGIMSLRKPQKESLEILAKIVNSVKPDKQSDKQAALKAVHNSYPTCSDFERDFISLTFALATGVGKTRLMGAFIAYLYTNYGIKNFFVTAPNTTIYSKLKQDLGMPHTEKYVFKGLGCFSSPPVIIADEDYRYKNLELFGSDIRIFIFNIDKFNKERAKMRSLSEYLGTSFFESLASMNDLVLIMDESHHNR comes from the coding sequence ATGATTAACCGTTTTCCCGAATACACAACTGACTACATTGCAGGAATAATGAGCCTCAGAAAACCTCAAAAAGAATCTCTTGAAATACTTGCAAAAATAGTCAATTCGGTAAAACCCGATAAACAAAGCGATAAACAAGCTGCCCTCAAAGCGGTACATAACAGCTATCCTACCTGCAGCGATTTTGAAAGAGATTTTATTTCGCTTACCTTTGCTCTTGCAACAGGAGTCGGTAAAACCCGTTTGATGGGAGCCTTCATTGCCTACCTTTATACAAACTACGGCATCAAAAACTTTTTTGTAACGGCACCCAACACCACCATCTACTCAAAATTAAAACAAGACCTTGGAATGCCTCATACCGAAAAATATGTTTTTAAAGGACTCGGCTGTTTTTCTTCTCCTCCGGTCATCATTGCAGATGAAGACTACCGCTATAAAAATCTTGAACTCTTCGGCTCCGATATCCGCATCTTTATTTTTAACATAGATAAATTCAACAAAGAGCGGGCAAAAATGCGGAGCCTTTCCGAATATCTTGGTACCTCTTTTTTTGAAAGTCTTGCTTCTATGAACGACCTTGTACTGATAATGGACGAGTCTCACCACAATCGCTGA
- a CDS encoding type II toxin-antitoxin system death-on-curing family toxin, which translates to MIFFTQQQVKEMHRSLISTTGGTDGIRDEGLLDSALQSPFQTFNRKELYFDIIDKAAQLCYALIKNHPFIDGNKRIGVHVMLVFLELNNKKMTYTQNELVDLGLGIESGNITSEKIKKWISLHTENKEEKE; encoded by the coding sequence GTGATTTTCTTTACACAACAACAGGTTAAAGAAATGCACCGTAGCCTTATCAGTACAACCGGCGGAACAGACGGCATAAGAGATGAAGGACTTCTCGATTCAGCATTACAATCTCCATTCCAAACATTCAATAGAAAAGAACTATATTTTGACATTATTGACAAAGCGGCGCAGCTTTGCTATGCACTCATTAAAAATCATCCGTTTATTGACGGCAATAAAAGAATAGGAGTTCATGTAATGCTTGTGTTTCTTGAACTCAATAATAAAAAAATGACATATACTCAAAACGAATTAGTAGATTTAGGCTTAGGAATTGAATCAGGCAATATCACTAGTGAGAAAATCAAAAAATGGATTTCATTACATACCGAAAACAAGGAAGAAAAGGAATAG
- a CDS encoding site-specific DNA-methyltransferase has protein sequence MSQKLELTWYGKDKPIKPEPRILIKDDKNSNLGKDGTAENLLIHGDNLLALKALEQTYTGKVKCIYIDPPYNTGAAFEHYDDNLEHSTWLSLMYDRLIILKKLLSEDGILCCQIDDSEGFYLKIMLDEIFGRSNYLITLYIQVRYSNKTLAEDSDYQKVIEQCHVYAKNKKYVNLNRPTEMYNLDKFKWEIIEKEKGEVINIGNKKVEILKQNQYEIKEIKPNINGLKETWATGSLARVKASAGEFFELYLSKRKELDGLGCLYKVYDIGEDGLGFRYISGPKKETAKKGKFYSGVPLKRRIELEKGVSIKHLPVPNFYDFSGQFGNCRLEGSVSFKAGKKPETLLYQILKYYTSPNDIVLDSFLGSGTTAAVAHKMGRRWIGIEMGEHAYTHCKVRLDKVISGEDQGGISRDVNWHGGGGYTFYTLAPSLINIDSFGQPVINEEYSPDMLSAAVALHEGFTYKPDDSLFWKQSVSSEKSFLFVTTRHVTAAYLQSIHNTMQEEEYLTIACTSFDSTAAKAYTNITVKKIPQMLLEKCEFGKTGYSLNIVHPPVYEEDDE, from the coding sequence ATGTCCCAAAAACTTGAACTAACGTGGTACGGCAAGGATAAGCCTATAAAGCCGGAACCGCGTATCTTAATCAAAGACGATAAAAACTCAAATCTCGGAAAAGACGGCACAGCCGAAAACCTCCTTATTCACGGAGACAACCTTCTTGCACTCAAAGCTCTGGAACAAACATATACCGGCAAGGTAAAATGCATCTATATCGACCCGCCCTACAATACGGGAGCAGCCTTTGAACACTATGACGACAACCTTGAGCACAGCACATGGCTCAGCTTGATGTATGATAGATTAATAATATTAAAAAAACTCTTATCAGAAGATGGCATTCTATGTTGCCAAATAGATGATTCTGAAGGCTTTTATTTAAAAATTATGCTTGATGAAATTTTTGGTAGGTCAAACTACCTCATTACATTATATATTCAAGTAAGATATTCAAATAAAACTCTAGCAGAAGATAGTGATTATCAAAAAGTTATTGAACAATGTCATGTGTATGCAAAGAATAAAAAATATGTAAATTTAAATCGTCCAACTGAAATGTATAATCTTGATAAATTTAAATGGGAAATAATAGAAAAAGAGAAAGGGGAGGTTATCAATATTGGTAATAAAAAAGTAGAAATATTAAAGCAAAATCAATATGAAATAAAAGAAATAAAACCAAATATCAATGGACTAAAAGAAACATGGGCTACAGGTTCGTTAGCTCGTGTAAAAGCGAGTGCCGGGGAATTCTTTGAACTGTATTTATCAAAAAGAAAAGAACTTGATGGATTGGGCTGCTTGTATAAGGTGTATGATATTGGAGAAGATGGCTTAGGATTCAGATACATCAGCGGACCTAAAAAAGAGACAGCAAAAAAAGGAAAATTTTATTCAGGGGTACCATTAAAAAGAAGGATAGAATTAGAAAAAGGAGTTAGCATCAAACATCTACCAGTTCCTAATTTCTATGATTTTTCCGGTCAATTTGGAAATTGTAGATTAGAAGGTTCAGTTAGTTTCAAAGCTGGGAAAAAACCAGAAACACTGTTATATCAAATATTAAAATATTATACCTCTCCCAATGACATCGTGCTTGACTCCTTTCTCGGTTCGGGAACAACCGCTGCCGTTGCTCATAAAATGGGACGGCGATGGATCGGTATCGAAATGGGCGAACACGCCTATACCCATTGTAAGGTCCGGCTCGATAAGGTTATTTCGGGCGAAGACCAAGGCGGCATTTCAAGAGACGTAAACTGGCATGGAGGCGGAGGCTATACCTTCTATACGCTGGCCCCTTCCCTTATCAACATCGATTCTTTCGGACAGCCGGTCATTAATGAAGAATACAGTCCCGATATGCTCAGTGCCGCCGTTGCCCTGCACGAAGGCTTTACCTATAAGCCCGATGATAGCCTTTTTTGGAAGCAGTCCGTTTCAAGCGAAAAATCATTTTTATTCGTTACTACCCGCCATGTAACCGCCGCGTACCTGCAATCCATTCACAACACCATGCAGGAAGAAGAATATCTTACCATCGCCTGTACCTCATTTGATTCCACAGCGGCAAAAGCATATACAAATATCACAGTCAAAAAAATCCCCCAAATGCTGCTTGAAAAATGCGAATTCGGCAAAACCGGCTACAGCCTCAATATTGTGCACCCTCCTGTATATGAAGAAGATGATGAGTGA
- a CDS encoding ATP-binding protein, with the protein MKKKNVINLIKYYTEHNDAAFRAEAYDIAHDFDKNGDFQLAEYVMALLSNANTFIPQMIESKSDFFVKVLFNNDPLPLPEDIKNDLVGAVNAVGYNIGVNKFLFQGPPGTGKTETVKQFARLLGRELYAVNFDSLIDSKLGQTSKNIANIFEEINNLICPDNIMILFDEIDAIALDRTNSNDLREMGRATSSILKGFDNLNNKVVLVATTNLYNNFDKALVRRFDSVIDFDRYTKDDLYDIAEMLLDYYLTQFKSMGKNKRLFRKIIELMPSLPYPGVLKNIIKTSLAFSNPSDEFDYFKRLYKNCYGDDVPEPKILQEKGFTVREIEILTDIPKSSVSRELRGKE; encoded by the coding sequence ATGAAAAAAAAGAATGTCATTAATCTAATCAAATACTATACTGAACACAATGATGCTGCCTTTAGGGCAGAGGCTTACGATATTGCACATGATTTTGATAAAAATGGTGATTTTCAGCTTGCAGAATATGTTATGGCTCTTCTTTCCAATGCAAATACATTTATTCCGCAAATGATTGAAAGTAAATCGGATTTTTTTGTAAAAGTGTTATTTAACAATGATCCTCTTCCGTTACCTGAAGATATAAAAAATGATCTTGTTGGTGCAGTAAATGCCGTTGGCTATAATATCGGTGTAAATAAATTTTTATTTCAAGGACCGCCTGGAACCGGTAAAACTGAAACCGTAAAACAATTTGCAAGACTTTTAGGGCGTGAACTATATGCTGTTAATTTTGATTCTCTTATTGATAGCAAGCTTGGACAAACATCAAAAAATATTGCAAATATTTTTGAAGAAATAAATAATCTTATATGCCCTGATAACATAATGATTCTATTTGATGAAATTGATGCTATCGCTTTGGATAGGACTAACTCCAATGATTTGCGTGAAATGGGAAGAGCTACATCTTCAATTTTAAAAGGATTCGATAATTTAAATAATAAGGTTGTGCTTGTTGCTACAACAAATTTATATAACAATTTTGATAAAGCTTTAGTTAGACGCTTTGATTCAGTAATTGATTTTGATAGATATACAAAAGATGATTTATATGATATTGCTGAAATGCTACTTGATTATTATCTTACCCAATTCAAATCAATGGGAAAAAACAAAAGGCTGTTTAGAAAAATCATTGAATTGATGCCTAGTCTTCCTTATCCGGGAGTGTTAAAAAATATTATAAAAACTTCGCTAGCCTTTAGTAATCCTTCGGATGAATTTGATTATTTTAAACGCTTATATAAAAACTGCTACGGTGATGATGTTCCTGAACCTAAAATTTTACAGGAAAAAGGTTTTACGGTTAGGGAAATTGAAATACTCACAGATATACCTAAAAGTTCTGTATCAAGAGAATTAAGGGGTAAAGAATAA
- a CDS encoding S8 family peptidase has translation MNDILMLKGHFEQRGGKSPGFKNIPKGKTVYLEHLKLLKRELEYVYDYWKNDKILDKKILTVYHDRILAKSNRIQVILPHPNASIIGAKFENKGIQKHIITYCFSLKEIREAIDGLETCINISIKKGWTIFSYVLIDNINKGIEKIDKSKTMSKTKFVSMIVDSFYIEHFGVEDHKNVNLQADIASDSLITIYDTGIPVDILLENIGITYIKEKSIDNTTLLLSPDQYKILYAKAPFLIAMTVSDMRNIAQPSISPKTVTKRTIPPPSNEPIIGVIDTLFDSSVYFSDWVEYQNMLPTEIPIKEEDMQHGTAVTSIIVDGPALNPSLDDGCGRFKVRHFGVTIAKAFSSFSILRAIKEIVIANKDIKVWNLSLGSAMEISKNFISPEAAILDKIQYENDVIFVIAGTNKNVSDRKIKYIGAPADSINSLVVNAVDFNNQPASYSRKGPVLSFFAKPDVCYYGGDKDEPMQAYTNKGDTSVVGSSFAAPWIARKLAYLIHMLGVNRELAKALIIDSAANWREKKIDIDYMGFGVVPKHIQDIVQTKNDEIKCMIYDTSDTYDMYNYRFPVPLVKDAYPYVAKAVLCYFSNCDRNQGVDYTNTELDLYFGRIQNAGKGIKTINSNTQSSEKSNEFTNEKEARKDFRKWDNTRIICEKISTRNKARTRYTNPFWGISIKLKERINKNKKEKVKFGLIITLKEINGVNRIDEFIKNCIVNNWLVSRVNVQQHIDIYNQAEVDIQFEE, from the coding sequence ATGAATGATATATTAATGTTAAAAGGTCATTTTGAACAAAGAGGAGGAAAGTCTCCCGGGTTTAAAAATATTCCAAAAGGAAAAACCGTTTATCTTGAACATTTAAAGCTTTTAAAAAGAGAGCTTGAGTATGTTTATGACTATTGGAAAAACGATAAAATTCTCGATAAAAAAATTTTAACCGTATATCACGATAGAATTCTTGCAAAGAGTAATCGTATACAGGTTATATTGCCGCATCCGAATGCTTCAATTATCGGTGCAAAATTTGAAAATAAGGGTATACAAAAACACATTATCACATATTGCTTTAGTTTGAAGGAAATAAGGGAAGCTATTGATGGTCTTGAAACTTGTATAAATATTTCTATCAAAAAAGGATGGACTATTTTTAGTTATGTTCTGATAGATAATATAAATAAAGGAATAGAAAAGATTGATAAATCAAAAACAATGAGCAAAACGAAATTTGTTTCAATGATTGTTGATTCATTTTATATAGAGCATTTTGGTGTAGAAGATCATAAAAATGTAAATTTACAAGCTGATATAGCATCTGATTCATTGATAACAATTTATGATACAGGAATACCTGTAGATATATTATTAGAAAATATAGGTATAACATATATAAAAGAAAAGTCTATAGATAACACCACTCTACTGCTTAGTCCTGATCAATATAAAATTTTATATGCAAAGGCTCCTTTTTTGATTGCTATGACTGTGTCCGATATGAGGAATATTGCACAACCTAGTATAAGTCCTAAAACAGTTACAAAAAGAACTATACCGCCTCCTTCAAATGAGCCTATTATAGGTGTTATAGATACTCTTTTTGATTCCTCTGTTTATTTCTCAGATTGGGTCGAATATCAAAATATGCTACCTACCGAAATACCTATAAAAGAAGAGGATATGCAACACGGAACAGCCGTTACTTCTATTATAGTAGATGGACCTGCATTAAACCCAAGTTTGGATGATGGATGTGGAAGATTTAAAGTAAGGCATTTTGGAGTTACAATTGCAAAAGCATTTAGCTCATTTTCAATTCTTCGTGCTATAAAGGAAATAGTAATTGCTAATAAAGATATAAAAGTATGGAACCTCTCATTGGGTTCGGCAATGGAAATTAGTAAAAATTTTATTTCACCGGAAGCTGCTATTCTTGATAAAATTCAATACGAAAATGATGTGATTTTTGTTATCGCTGGTACAAATAAAAATGTTTCTGATAGAAAAATTAAATATATAGGAGCTCCGGCCGATTCAATAAATTCTTTAGTTGTCAACGCTGTTGACTTTAATAATCAGCCTGCATCATATTCAAGGAAAGGGCCTGTGCTTTCTTTTTTTGCAAAGCCGGATGTATGTTATTATGGTGGTGATAAAGATGAACCTATGCAAGCATATACAAATAAAGGAGATACGTCTGTAGTCGGTTCTTCATTTGCTGCTCCTTGGATTGCCCGAAAGTTAGCTTATCTTATCCATATGCTTGGTGTAAATAGAGAACTTGCTAAGGCTCTTATTATAGATTCAGCGGCAAACTGGCGCGAAAAAAAAATAGATATTGACTATATGGGCTTTGGGGTTGTTCCTAAACATATTCAAGATATTGTTCAAACAAAAAATGATGAAATAAAATGTATGATCTATGATACATCAGACACTTATGATATGTATAATTATAGATTTCCGGTTCCCTTGGTTAAGGATGCTTATCCTTATGTTGCAAAAGCGGTACTGTGTTATTTTTCAAACTGTGATAGAAATCAAGGAGTTGATTATACTAATACTGAACTTGATCTTTACTTTGGACGAATACAAAATGCAGGAAAAGGAATCAAAACTATAAATAGTAATACACAAAGTTCAGAAAAAAGTAATGAGTTTACAAATGAAAAAGAAGCTAGAAAAGATTTTCGTAAGTGGGATAATACGAGAATTATATGTGAAAAAATTTCTACTCGGAATAAAGCTCGTACTAGATACACTAATCCATTTTGGGGAATAAGTATAAAACTGAAAGAGCGTATAAATAAAAATAAAAAGGAAAAAGTTAAGTTTGGACTTATAATAACATTGAAAGAAATTAATGGTGTCAATAGAATTGATGAATTTATAAAAAATTGTATTGTAAATAATTGGCTTGTTAGCAGAGTTAATGTTCAACAGCATATTGATATTTATAATCAAGCAGAAGTAGATATTCAATTCGAAGAATAA
- a CDS encoding helix-turn-helix domain-containing protein, translated as MGVVTLYGKALRKLRVEHELTLKALSEKLDWELSPAYLSAIEIGKRAIPQNLSDKVKEKLGLSEAEYNELKEAEYKSASELKLNFNEMKEYQAETALVFARLLKNFDTEKCKKLQSMMQKP; from the coding sequence ATGGGAGTAGTTACATTGTATGGTAAGGCTTTAAGGAAGCTTCGTGTAGAACATGAGCTTACGCTTAAAGCACTGTCGGAGAAGTTAGATTGGGAATTATCACCGGCGTACTTATCTGCAATAGAGATAGGTAAGAGGGCGATACCTCAAAACCTTTCCGACAAAGTAAAGGAAAAATTGGGGCTTAGTGAGGCGGAATATAACGAGTTAAAGGAAGCCGAATATAAATCCGCAAGTGAACTAAAGCTCAATTTTAATGAGATGAAAGAATATCAGGCAGAAACGGCTCTCGTTTTTGCACGATTATTAAAAAACTTTGACACTGAAAAGTGTAAAAAACTGCAAAGTATGATGCAGAAACCCTAA
- a CDS encoding ImmA/IrrE family metallo-endopeptidase — translation MKKIKRLKTVCISEADLLIIAVIVHCILKTDTMYVNVPALIELKLQKFDEHFQFIVLEKDEFISEVKDKNIQAFTEIIPQSNEAVHSIVVPSDVYDGACTGNFQDRMTLAHELAHYILHGILKIPVSELQDGEVCSKYEDPEAIADMLARFLLSVCGLVQNMSSAELSAECGLSEQDAVSVQKEYKEGIAKIVFIIKTVLFKHKMSSKPAA, via the coding sequence TTGAAAAAGATAAAAAGACTAAAAACGGTGTGCATCAGTGAGGCCGACTTATTGATAATCGCCGTAATTGTACACTGCATTTTGAAAACGGACACAATGTATGTAAATGTCCCGGCTCTTATAGAGCTGAAACTGCAAAAGTTTGATGAACATTTTCAATTTATTGTGCTTGAAAAGGACGAGTTTATCAGCGAAGTAAAAGACAAGAATATTCAGGCTTTTACCGAGATTATTCCGCAGAGTAATGAAGCGGTTCACTCCATTGTTGTGCCTTCCGATGTGTATGATGGTGCCTGTACAGGTAACTTTCAGGATAGGATGACCTTGGCACATGAACTTGCTCACTACATATTGCACGGTATTTTGAAAATACCCGTCAGTGAATTGCAGGATGGGGAGGTCTGCTCAAAGTATGAAGACCCTGAAGCAATTGCAGATATGCTGGCTAGGTTTTTATTGTCGGTCTGCGGTCTTGTTCAAAATATGAGTTCTGCAGAATTATCCGCCGAATGCGGCCTAAGTGAGCAGGATGCCGTATCGGTACAAAAAGAATATAAGGAGGGTATAGCGAAAATAGTTTTTATTATCAAGACAGTGCTGTTCAAGCACAAAATGAGCTCAAAACCGGCAGCATAG
- a CDS encoding DUF4469 domain-containing protein yields MMNFQIPEHRVSMMLYKNRFDKTGESFYGRVHRSNKTLSLENLISLIDERDTGISAHLVQHSAQLLHEEIMRQLRQGKAVNVLGIGTFYLAADGIVKGKNPTPADVPPLCLRFTPSAEVNKSLKKLSVSLVVQSQHDPQIDAVRDLFSQKDNEIITCGKSLRVSGNRIRILGTLEDCGIYCVPQDGSEPIKVKEEHIFTNTPSLVEFFVPPELEKDKQYAIRICTQFSSGQITVKDLRTTETDFYLKAV; encoded by the coding sequence ATGATGAATTTTCAAATACCTGAACACCGGGTAAGTATGATGTTGTACAAGAACCGTTTTGATAAAACGGGAGAATCATTTTATGGGCGGGTACACCGCAGTAATAAGACGCTCAGTCTTGAAAATCTTATAAGCTTGATTGATGAGCGGGATACGGGCATATCGGCACATTTGGTACAGCATAGTGCACAGCTGCTGCATGAAGAAATTATGAGGCAGCTTAGACAAGGAAAGGCTGTAAATGTGCTTGGCATAGGTACTTTTTATCTTGCCGCTGACGGTATAGTGAAGGGCAAAAACCCGACACCTGCCGATGTTCCGCCTCTGTGCCTGCGGTTTACTCCTTCTGCTGAAGTAAACAAAAGCTTAAAAAAGCTTTCGGTTTCGCTTGTAGTACAGTCTCAGCACGATCCTCAAATCGATGCGGTAAGAGATTTATTCAGTCAAAAAGACAATGAAATTATTACTTGCGGAAAATCGCTTAGAGTTTCGGGAAACCGAATTCGCATCCTCGGTACATTGGAAGACTGCGGTATATACTGTGTGCCTCAAGACGGTTCGGAGCCTATAAAGGTAAAAGAAGAACACATTTTTACCAACACTCCATCGTTGGTAGAATTTTTTGTTCCTCCCGAACTTGAAAAGGATAAACAATACGCCATCCGTATTTGCACACAATTCTCGTCGGGACAGATAACCGTCAAGGATCTCCGCACTACGGAAACGGATTTTTATCTAAAAGCGGTGTAG